DNA sequence from the Leptospira limi genome:
TAGGAGCAGGAATTTCTAATGAGACTTTGTCTGTTTCTAAAATGGCGAGTACTTCGTCTACTTTGACAGCATCGCCTTCTTTTTTGGTCCAAGCACTGATAGTCGCTTCGGTTACGGATTCCCCCATCTCGGGGACTTTGATGTCTATTGCCATGAAATATTCCTTAGCAGGTTTTTAGAGAAAAATAGCGTTGTTGAGGAGTGAGATCCCATTTGAATCTAAGACTACGGTAACTTGTCGGAAGGTAAAAACGCAAGCGGAAAAAACGAAAAGACCTTGAGTTTCAGTTTAGCCGACATTCTGTAGCAAGTATGATCCGTTCTTTCCAAGGCCATACTCCTTCCATCCATCCTACGGCTTGGGTGGCTCCTTCTGCCGATATTTTAGGCAAGGTTAGCATCGGGGAAGAGTCCTCGATTTGGTTCCAATGTGTGTTACGAGGAGACGTAAATACCATCACGATTGGCAAACATGTGAATATCCAAGACATGACCCTCGTACATGTGGCAAGAGATTTGTATCCTGTCACGATTGGGGATTATGTATCGATCGGCCACCATGCGACCATCCACGGTTGTGTATTGAAAGACTATAGTTTTGTGGGGATGGGAGCCATGCTCATGGACGATGTGGAAATCGGGGAGTGGTCTTTTGTGGGGGCCGGGTCCCTTGTCCCGCCTGGGAAAAAAATCCCACCAGGAGTTCTCGTGATGGGTAGCCCCGCCAAAATCATCCGAGACATCACAGACAAAGACCGCGAGATCATCACCCGTACGGCAAACAATTATACCAAGTACAAAGAAAACTATCGCAACGAAGGGATTGGGGGCACATCCCTTTCCTAACGGAAAGGGACCGGGTGATCCGCTTCAATCTTTCGCTTACGCGAAAGGATTTCCGCTACTCCCCCTTGCGCGGAAATCAGCTTGCAGATGAGATGGTTGTATGCCAGAATTACGAGACGTATGCAATTCGTGATTCGGTGTTTTTTCTCTTTTGTTTTCCTTAGTTTTATTTCCTGCAATTTTCATTATTTTGCGTTGGCAAATGAATCGAATCAAACGGCTGTTGACCTAGATAAAATCACTGGTGATAAAATCAGATTCCATCTCATCCGTGTTGAAGAAACTTCGAAAGCCAATTTGTACAATTCACCTGGACTGGAATTTGAACTGGCAAAATCAAAACTTTTCAAACTCAGTCGGACTTCCAAATTAAACCTTACCTATACAACCCAAACAGGCACGGATTCAGCAGGTATTTCTGCGGTTTTGTTTTTACTCACCCTTGGTATTTTCCCTTCGTTTGTGGAAACCCATTCCAATGTGACCTTCACACTGATGGATCGCGAAGACAAAAAAATCATACGTGATTACACATACCCAATCCAAGGTCGTAGGATTGTTTCTTGGTTAACGATTCCGTTTTATATTGTCCTTCCCATTTTCTCGGATTCTGTGGATGGGGGTTCAAATTTTGAAACTTCTAATGTATCCTTACGGATGTTAGTGGAAAAATTTGAATCTGATTTGGCAAAAGACTGTTTGGAAAATCCAGAGTTACTCGAAACCTTACGAAACAAAGGAAACGAATCCATCGATCTTTGAAATCCTTTGTTCTTTGGTCAGACTGTTTTAGTTTAACGGAATGTGTCTATAACCAATAAGACTAACGTTACTGTAGATTTTGATCTTTTAAGATTTACTTTCGATCGACGATGAGAATTGTCACATCATCTGCAAATTCAACCGAACCTACATAATCCTTGGCTTCTTGGATGAGTAGGTTTGCACATTCTTGTGCTACGTTCGATTTTCCTTTCGTGATAGCCATTTGGAATAATTCGTCATCATAACGTTTGTTATGGTCTTTTGACATATGTTCCGTAATTCCATCAGTATAGAGTACAAGCCTATCCCCTTTACCAAAAGAGAATGTTTTTTCTTCATAATAAAGATCTGGAATGAGCCCAAGGATTTTCCCTTTTACATCTAATGGTTTTGCCTTTGATTCTCCCGTTTTGAGGAGGAAAGGTGCATGATGGCCTGCATTCGCACAGAGAATGGAATTTTCTTTGATATTGATGATTCCATAGAATGCTGTGAGAAAATTTCCAGCCAATTTGCCAAACAACATATGGTTGAGTGTGGTTAAAAATAAAGAAGGGCTTTGTTTGATTTCTGGTTCAAAGTTTTTTAATACCATATGGGACATGGCAGCTAGAACCGCTGCGGAAAGTCCATGCCCAGAAATATCCGCAATCAAAATCGAATATTGGTTCTCATCAATTTGTGTTACATCATAAAAATCACCGCCAACTTGTTCGAGTGGGATATGCGAAACTCCATAACTCAATTCTTTTGTCTCTGGTAAAACAGATGGCATGATTTTTTGCATGATGTTTTTAGCACGACTGAGTTCTTTTCCTGTATCTACGATTTGGTGGAAAAGTTGCGCATTTTTAATCGTATTACTGAGTCTTGCCGCAATGTTTGTAAGTAGGTCTAAATCGGAATGTTGGAAAGCATATCCTGAAAGTTTGTTATTGATGCTAATCACACCCAATAGTTCGTTTTGGTAAATTAATGGTGCCGAAATCAAGGATTTGGATTCAAACCTATAAGGTGAAAGTTTATTATAACGAGGGTCCATGTCCAAATTATGAATGAGTAGGCTTTCTTTTTTCTCCGCGACCCAACCTGAAACACCTTTCCCATAGGGAACTTTGATTTGGTCATAAGCTTCTTCAGGAATTCCTTTGGCAGCTAGGATCCCTAATTCTTGTTTGGTGTTATTTGCTATGTAAATGGTTCCAGAACTTGCACCTAAGTATTCTAAAACTCGGTTTAACATCCATTTCCCAAGTTCGTTTAGGCTTTTTTCCGAAACAGAAAGTTTTTCAAATTCATACAAAAGAGAAAGTTCTAAGATTCGTTTGTCTAAACTATCTTTGACATTTGCATTTTGTATGGCAGTGGCTGCAACCTCTGATAGAGAAATCAAATATTCTAAATCAGAATCATTAAAAATACGATCATTTGTTTTATTGATCACTTCCAGTGTTCCAATCAACCTTTCTTCTACAAAGAGTGGGACACAGATAAGGGATTTTGTTTTAAAACCAGTTCGTTTGTCCATACTTGGATTGAATCTTGGATCTTTGTAGGCATCTACTAACGCGATCGGTTTTTTTTCTTTTGCCACCATCCCCACGATGCCTTCTCCGAGTTCCAACCTAGCATATTCTTGGATGATCTCTCCTTTTTCTCCCAGTGCAACCTCACAGTATAAAAATTCATCGTTTTCCAAGAGGAAAAGGGAACTTGCTTCTGCTTCCAATAAATCCTTGGAGTATAACATGATGAGAGGAAGTAATTGGTGCAAATCCAGGTTTGCATTGAGAATGGAAGAAATATGAAGAAGACTTCTGAATTTGCTCAGGCTAGTTTGTGGGTCTGTCATAGAGGCAACATACCAATTTTTCCAATCGATTCCGATCCGTCGATTTAGAATTTTATGTGTTTTCTTTTTGCATGAGGGAAAAGGGAAACATCCAAAAAATCACCTTCTTTGTGTTTTTTGTTTCTTTGAATCAATCTTCTTGACTTACATCAATGTTAGAATACAAAAAACTGCTTACACTTAAAAACATAGGGAATCGTAAATCATATGAATTTCATAAAATCAAGACAAACCATCTTTTATTTGTTCCTTTTATACTTATCTACCTTTCTTTTCCAATGTGGAAAAGAAACAACAGTGGAAGCAAAACTAACATATGCGCCACAAGTGCCTCCCCACATTGATCGCACCTATGAAGCAAAAGTCGTAGTCAATATAGAAACTGTGGAAGTTGTAGGTCGCCTTGCAGATGGAGTGGAATATACATTCTGGACATTTGGCGGATCAGTGCCTGGACCTATGATCCGGGTTAGGGAAGGGGACCAAGTGGAGTTCCATTTAAAAAACCATCCATCCAGTAAGATGCCACATAACATCGATTTGCATGCTGTTACTGGGCAAGGAGGTGGAGCTGCAGCTTCTCTCACAATCCCTGGACATGCTTCTAAATTTTCATTCAAAGCTCTCAATCCTGGACTTTTTATTTATCATTGTGCTACTTCACCAGTGGGAATGCACATTGCAAATGGAATGTATGGTCTTATCTTTGTGCAACCAAAAGATGATCTACCAAAAGTGGACAAGGAATACTACGTTGTCCAAAGTGAGTTTTATACAAAAGGGAAAAATGGGGAACCAGGCCTTCAATCATTTAGCATGGAGAAGGCGATTACTGAAATTCCAGACTACGTAGTGTTTAATGGTTCTGTTGGATCATTGGTGGAAGATCGTGCAATTACAGCAAAAGTAGGTGAAAAGGTTAGATTGTTTGTTGGAAATGGTGGTCCTAATTTAGTTTCTTCCTTTCATGTGATTGGAGAAATTTTTGATCATGTCTATACAGAAGGTGGAATATTACCAAACCAAAACAATGTGCAAACCACTCTCATCCCGGCTGGAGGATCCGCTATTGTTGATTTTACGGTTGATGTGCCAGGGACATTGATACTCGTAGACCATTCCATCTTTAGAACATTTAACAAAGGTTCGCTTGGAATGTTAAAAGTAGAAGGTGAACCTAATCCAAATGTATATTCTGGAAAACAAGAAGATACTGTTTATTTACCGGAAGGACCGGCCATCCAAAGGATGGTAACTGAGGTAAAACCAAAAGTTTCTGCCAAAACCAAAGAAGAAATTTTAGCCAATGGGGAAAGAGTTTATAAGTCGGTATGTTCCGCATGTCATATGAAAGAAGGCCAAGGTGTTGCGGGAGTTTTCCCACCACTAGCAAAATCAGATTTTTTAAACGCTGATAAACAAAGAGCCATCCAAGTGTTAAAAAAAGGTTTAAGTGGGCAAATCACAGTGAATGGTCAAAAATACAATAACGTAATGCCTCACCTCGAACTTTCCAATGAAGAAATTGCAAGTGTATTGAGTTATGTTTACCATAATTGGAACAATAAAGGTTATATGGTCACTGAGCAAGAAGTGAAGTAGCCTTACTTAAGAAGGGAAGGGATCATATGGAAAAAATGAAGCATCGAACAAAATTGAATCACCAAACGATTCTTGTAATGGTCTTAGTTTCGATTGTTTCCTATGGTTCCCTACAATCAGAAATGGTAAAGATTCCTTCGGGGAAATGGAAACCCTTTCTGAAAGATGGTTCTACTCAACCGAATGCCCAAGTGAAAGTGGACAGTTTTTATATGGACGAGTATCCTGTCACCAAGCAAGAGTTTTACGAATTTACGATACATCATCCCGAGTGGAAAAAAGGAAAACCATCTTCTTTATTTGTGGATGCTGGTTACCTGGCTGATTGGAAAAACGGTAAACCAAAGGAATCAGATCATTTAGCGCCTGTTACGAATGTTTCTTGGTTTTCAGCCCAGGCTTATTGTGAATCAAAAGGGAAACGATTGCCCACGGAAACTGAATGGGAGTATGTAGGTAGTATTCCTCCACAAGGCAAAAACCAAAAGGCGATTGAAGCAGTGATTCTTAAGTGGTATGGGGAACCAAGACCAGAAGTACTACCAAAAGTTGGTTTGTACAAAAACAAACTCGGAGTATATGACCAACATGGAATGATTTGGGAATGGGTGTATGATTTTAATAATTCTTCTGTGACGGGTGATTCTAGACAAGATTCTGATATTGAAAGTAGTCTCTTTTGCGGAGGAGGATCACTGAAAGCTAATGATTTTTCGAATTATGCATCCTATATGCGATTTGGATACCGCGCTGGCTTAAAAGGTTGGTATACGGCAAAGTATTTAGGATTTCGATGTGTGGCGGACCAAAATAGAAAGGAAGGTTCAAAATGAATCAAACGATTTCAAAATATTTTTTTTATCTTATGTTTTTAATTATAGGAATTTCATTTTTGCAGTGTGACGAACATAATGCAAATCATCACCATGAACATGAACCAATACTAGCTGCAAATGAACCAGCACAAGGGAGTTTGTTAGAACTAAAAAGCCAATGGCAAAATGAAGAGAATAAATCGGTAAGTTTTGTTGATTGGAAAGGAAAACCGTTTCTCATCAGTATGTTTTATGCTTCTTGTATTTCCATTTGCCCACGGTTAGTTTCTGATTTGGAACAAGTGGCAAAAAAAATCGAATCAGAATCAGGCAAAGTACCAAATGTCATCCTTGTGAGTTTTGATTCAGAAAATGATAAACCCCAAGTGTTAAAAGATTATAAAAAGAAGATGGGCCTTGGTCAAAATTGGACACTTCTCACGGGAAAGGAAAAAGACGTTCGGATGTTGTCAGTGGTTCTTGGCATCAATTATAAAAAAATGGCAAATGGAGAATTCAATCATTCCGCAGTGATCAGTTTATTTGACCGGGAAGGTTTGAATGTAACAAGAATCGAAGGGATTGGATCCAATGTCGACACGATGATTCTTAAGTTTAAAGAACTGAAGTGAGGTATGATACAACACCAATCCATGTGTTCGATTGGTGTTGTGTGTTTGAGAATTGGATTGCCAAACTTGCAAAAGTTTTTATTTTGATCTGAATCGAGAGAAGCGTAACCGACTTGAAAATTCTATCCTTACAAAAAAGATTGCGTATTTTACTTTGTTTCATTGTCATATTTTCTTTTTCTCAGTCGTTTCTCTTTTGTAAAAAAGAGTCGGATACAAATGAAGATTTGTTAAAAATTCTTTCCTTAAACTTGTATGTGCGTTCCTGCGCAGGCCAAAATGCCTTTCCTTCCAATGGAGCTGTTGGTTCTCTTGTTCGTTATCAAATTGCGCCATCCCTTACCAATTCTCAAATCACAACGTTTAATGCTCCTCACCAAGTATTTCCACCACAAACAGGTGTTTCCCAAAAAAATAGATTATCAGTTTTTTATCCTGGTACTGATTCTACTCCTTGTGAAATTAATGCGATATTACAACACGGTGCTACAAGAGGATACCATGTCATTGGGCTTAGTTATCCAAATGGTGAGGCTGTGAATACGATTTGTAACCAAGGTATTGCAAGGAATGATGCCAGTTGTTTTGAATTAGTAAGGCGTGAAATCGTAACAGGTGAATCTGTCTCTCCTTATGTGGCAGTGGATTCTGCCAATGCAATCGAAGGCAGACTTTTATCCTTATTACTTTACTTAAATCAAAATTATCCAGGGCAAGGTTGGGACCAATATGTATCAGGTGGTTCGATTCTCTGGTCGAGTGTTTATGTCGGTGGACATTCCCAAGGCAGTGGTCATGCTGCTTACCAAGGAAAAATTCGAACTGTAGGCAGAGTTTCCATCTACAGTGGAGTTTCCGATTATAGTTTGCAAACTG
Encoded proteins:
- a CDS encoding gamma carbonic anhydrase family protein encodes the protein MIRSFQGHTPSIHPTAWVAPSADILGKVSIGEESSIWFQCVLRGDVNTITIGKHVNIQDMTLVHVARDLYPVTIGDYVSIGHHATIHGCVLKDYSFVGMGAMLMDDVEIGEWSFVGAGSLVPPGKKIPPGVLVMGSPAKIIRDITDKDREIITRTANNYTKYKENYRNEGIGGTSLS
- a CDS encoding GAF domain-containing SpoIIE family protein phosphatase produces the protein MTDPQTSLSKFRSLLHISSILNANLDLHQLLPLIMLYSKDLLEAEASSLFLLENDEFLYCEVALGEKGEIIQEYARLELGEGIVGMVAKEKKPIALVDAYKDPRFNPSMDKRTGFKTKSLICVPLFVEERLIGTLEVINKTNDRIFNDSDLEYLISLSEVAATAIQNANVKDSLDKRILELSLLYEFEKLSVSEKSLNELGKWMLNRVLEYLGASSGTIYIANNTKQELGILAAKGIPEEAYDQIKVPYGKGVSGWVAEKKESLLIHNLDMDPRYNKLSPYRFESKSLISAPLIYQNELLGVISINNKLSGYAFQHSDLDLLTNIAARLSNTIKNAQLFHQIVDTGKELSRAKNIMQKIMPSVLPETKELSYGVSHIPLEQVGGDFYDVTQIDENQYSILIADISGHGLSAAVLAAMSHMVLKNFEPEIKQSPSLFLTTLNHMLFGKLAGNFLTAFYGIINIKENSILCANAGHHAPFLLKTGESKAKPLDVKGKILGLIPDLYYEEKTFSFGKGDRLVLYTDGITEHMSKDHNKRYDDELFQMAITKGKSNVAQECANLLIQEAKDYVGSVEFADDVTILIVDRK
- the nirK gene encoding copper-containing nitrite reductase yields the protein MNFIKSRQTIFYLFLLYLSTFLFQCGKETTVEAKLTYAPQVPPHIDRTYEAKVVVNIETVEVVGRLADGVEYTFWTFGGSVPGPMIRVREGDQVEFHLKNHPSSKMPHNIDLHAVTGQGGGAAASLTIPGHASKFSFKALNPGLFIYHCATSPVGMHIANGMYGLIFVQPKDDLPKVDKEYYVVQSEFYTKGKNGEPGLQSFSMEKAITEIPDYVVFNGSVGSLVEDRAITAKVGEKVRLFVGNGGPNLVSSFHVIGEIFDHVYTEGGILPNQNNVQTTLIPAGGSAIVDFTVDVPGTLILVDHSIFRTFNKGSLGMLKVEGEPNPNVYSGKQEDTVYLPEGPAIQRMVTEVKPKVSAKTKEEILANGERVYKSVCSACHMKEGQGVAGVFPPLAKSDFLNADKQRAIQVLKKGLSGQITVNGQKYNNVMPHLELSNEEIASVLSYVYHNWNNKGYMVTEQEVK
- a CDS encoding formylglycine-generating enzyme family protein gives rise to the protein MVLVSIVSYGSLQSEMVKIPSGKWKPFLKDGSTQPNAQVKVDSFYMDEYPVTKQEFYEFTIHHPEWKKGKPSSLFVDAGYLADWKNGKPKESDHLAPVTNVSWFSAQAYCESKGKRLPTETEWEYVGSIPPQGKNQKAIEAVILKWYGEPRPEVLPKVGLYKNKLGVYDQHGMIWEWVYDFNNSSVTGDSRQDSDIESSLFCGGGSLKANDFSNYASYMRFGYRAGLKGWYTAKYLGFRCVADQNRKEGSK
- a CDS encoding SCO family protein codes for the protein MNQTISKYFFYLMFLIIGISFLQCDEHNANHHHEHEPILAANEPAQGSLLELKSQWQNEENKSVSFVDWKGKPFLISMFYASCISICPRLVSDLEQVAKKIESESGKVPNVILVSFDSENDKPQVLKDYKKKMGLGQNWTLLTGKEKDVRMLSVVLGINYKKMANGEFNHSAVISLFDREGLNVTRIEGIGSNVDTMILKFKELK
- a CDS encoding BPSS1187 family protein, with amino-acid sequence MKILSLQKRLRILLCFIVIFSFSQSFLFCKKESDTNEDLLKILSLNLYVRSCAGQNAFPSNGAVGSLVRYQIAPSLTNSQITTFNAPHQVFPPQTGVSQKNRLSVFYPGTDSTPCEINAILQHGATRGYHVIGLSYPNGEAVNTICNQGIARNDASCFELVRREIVTGESVSPYVAVDSANAIEGRLLSLLLYLNQNYPGQGWDQYVSGGSILWSSVYVGGHSQGSGHAAYQGKIRTVGRVSIYSGVSDYSLQTASNPSWFGLSQQAPAGSYYGLIHENDSIANLSGNMNQVTDVWLSPLGMVGALTNVNVGSPFGNSKRLVTTSCNGMGSLAMHSCPMFNGFQNVWNYVSYP